GTCACGGGGATGATGTCCACCATGCCTCTTGATAATGATAGAGAAGCGTAAGCCGGTTGTGAGGAACGGCTCTGACCCCATCTGTAGGAATTGAAAGCAAGATTGCCGACGGGGATGATGTCTACCTTTCACGGGGGTGATGTCCACCCATCTACCTTCCAATGAAGGCCACGGGGATGATGTCCACCGTCACGGGGATGGCGTCTACCGATGACGGGGATGACGTCCACCATGCACGGGGATGGCGTCTACCGATGACGGGGATGATGTCCACCGTTCACGGGGATGGCGTCTACCGATGACGGGGATGATGTCTACCGATGTCGGTATAACACACTGATTGTCAATAACTTACAGTGAAGTAAAAGGAATAAAAGGAGAAAAGAAATTAAAAAGATAAAAAGGAGAAAAGCCTGATGATTTTTTGAATTTTAAAAAAGAAGAAGAGTCAACCACGTTTAAGAAGGAGGAAACCGGCGTCAACCGCCTTTGTCTAACCGTGCATACGTGCCCTTAAAAAGGGAATTGGGCCGAGAACTAATTATTTAGTTATGCGCCTGTAACGCACGTAGGCCCTACATTCAGACGGAACGGTGGACATCATCCCCGTCATACGATCAGGTAGATGCCCGAAAATGATGGTAGCGCTCGGTGAAGCGACCTGTAACCTAGAGCTTCGGGCCTGGGGAGAGCAGCAGTCTTTCTGCCCTCCCCTCTTCTGCGAATTGCTCCGTTTAGCGCTTGCGTGAATCCCGTTCCAGTTTCTCTTCGATGGCGTCTACCATCCACTGGTGTCGCGACGGGCGTTTTTGCCGTCTGCCTACCGAGAGCGAGCGGATGTGTTCATCGAGTTCGTCGAGTAAACTCTGGTACAGACGCAGTTGTACCTGGCGGAGTGGGTCCTCCTCTTCCGTCGGTGTCGCGGCGGGAGCTGTGGCCTGGGGCTCGGCCGGTGCGGCAATGGTGCCACTCCCCTGGCGGATGAAACGTTCAATTTCAGCTTCGTCTGCTTTCGAGGCGGGCGTATCGGGTTTGCGCTTAGGTTTCGGAGTGAGTGCCATGGATCAGATCAATTGTTGCACAAGTTTACAAATAAGATTACAAATCACATCATGGATAAGGTAGTATGCAATATGACGCTTCATATCAAATTGTATAGGTTTAGTGATGCTGTCTTGATATGAGGATTGCTAACCATAGGCTCTTCTGGGTTGACCAGAAAGGATTTCATTCATACCAAATTCTCTGTTGCTGGTGGATGGGCAAGTAGTTCGCGTCGTTATTCTTTTCTTCGCTACCGTAGTATATCGAGATCTGTCTGTTTACGAAGCGTTTCTGACAAAGATCTGCCTCTTCAGTACGAATTCCTGTTTTACTCGAAGGTCATACTATACTACATGGTATGATCTAGCATACTGTTTTTAGTGTTAATGGCTATAGCTAATTCCTATGTATAATAATATGCATCATAGGATCAGTAACATAATGATACAGGTAGAGATCATATACTAACCTACAAGTTGAATAATATATGTTTATTGATTTGAAATATGATATTAAGACAGATACTATTTATGATGTTAGTAAATACATACACATGCTATTGCTTTATGTGTTAGATTCCTATCTTTTATGATAGGAATAAGATAGATTTTGGCAATGATTAATCCTACCAGTAAAGGTTCCAAGTACCTAAGGATTACGATATGAGCATGCTATGCAAAAAGATAGCAAACTAGGTGGTAAGAGATGTAGTAACGATGACGTTGATTAATCTACCACTTTTCATATCATAAGTGGTATGAGATAGCGCTTGAAAATGTGAGGAGTGTGCTCAGGAAAGGCCGGGAGGGAAGTGTGCTAGGCGAGCTTGGTAACGGTATCGAACAGGGTGGTGATTTCGTGAATTGCCTTGGCATCCTGGTTTTCCAGTTCAATTACGCCGAGGCCCGCGGAGGTCGCATCAGAAAAGGCTTTGCGCGAGTGGACGATTACGCCCAGGAAGGAGATGAGTTCGGATTGCTGGAGCGCTTCGGCGGCCAGCTGGTTGTCTTTGACAGCGGGGTTGGTGAAAGCATCGTTCAAAAACGAAAAAGCCTGAAGGGTCGGATTGAACGAACGTGCCTCCTCAATCAGCGCTTCTACTTTTTCCAACGTCCAGACATCAAAGGATTTCGGACGAAAGGGCACCAACACCACATCGGCCACGGTCAATGCGGCGCGCTGGCTGCCGGTGTCCCGTCCCCCCACGTCGATCACAATGTCCTGGTAACGCTCTTTCTGATTCAGTACTTGGGTGCGGAGGGTAGGACCGGTGAGTTTGACCGCCGTATACCCGGTTTTGCCCTCGAGGGCCGTATCGCGGAGCGTCGTGAAGTCACTGCTGGTTTCCTGTTCGTCGGCATCCACGAGCAGAACATCGCGCCCGCGGACGGTAAGCAAAACGGTCAGGTTCGTGGCGATGGTGGACTTTCCTGTTCCCCCTTTGGTGCCGGCAACTACATAGATCATGAGACAAACGATACGTGATGAATCTACCACAATACTACTGTATACCAATTATCAATGCAATTGTAATTGTATTTATCATATTTACAATCATATCAAATTAGATATATGTGTTAATACCTATAAGGCTTCTAAATAGCCTTTAACGCTTACTATTTATGATAGTATTGTATCGTTTTTATTGTATTGATCATATCAAAAATGATATGATAATAGGTAGCTCTTATGGTTCTGAAATAGGTATGTTGGCGAGCCTAGTGGCGAGCGATTCTGCCGATAGGGGAGGGGCATCAAACAACGATTGATGTGTGGTGAAAAGGCTATGGGCGTTAAGCGGTACAGGAGAGTCGGCTGCCCCGTTCCGTTCAGAGGGGCAGGTGATAGTGTGTACTGCGGCCGCCGCCGGCCTGTACCAGGACGCCCCACGCCAGCAGTTGCTGTAAATCGCGGGTGGCGGTGGCTTTAGAAGTTTTGGCAATGGACACGTATTTCCGGGCGTTCATTCCTCCTTCAAACCCTTCCGGCCCGGCGTCGAACATTTTTTTGACCACCTTGCGTTGGCGCTCGTTAAGAAGAGACCGGAAGCGGTCGAAGAACCGCGATTTGGCCAGCACAAAGTCTATCAGGGCGATGGTCTGCCGCTGGGCCTGTACAATGACGTCCACAAAGTAGAGGAGCCAAGGCGTGATCTCGTTGCTCTGCTGAGCTTTTTGCAGGGCAGCGTAATACGAAGCTTTGTCCGCTTCGATCGTTCTGGAAAGGCTCAGCAAGACCGGACGCCCCAGCGTTTGCGATAGGGCTTTTTCGGCCAGGACCCGCCCGATGCGACCGTTGCCGTCTTCGAACGGGTGAATGGATTCAAAGTAGAGATGGGTGATGGCAGACCGCACCGGCGCCCTTTTGATTTCATGCCTTCCACCCGGCGCCGTCTCGTTGAACCAACGGATAAACCGCTCCATCTCTTGAGGCACCAGAGAGGAGGGGGGCGCTTCAAAATGCACTTTTTCCTTCCCCAGTGCGCCGGACACCACTTGCATCGGTTCTTCGTGGGTGCGCCATGCCCCGAGGTGGAGGTGGCGCTCCTGGCGCAGAAGCATGGTGTGCCACGCAAAAAGTTTTTCGGCCGTGAGGGGATCGGCAAACGTCCTGCGCGCATCAGCCATCAGCTCGCCCGCGCCCTGTGCCCGTTTGTCCCGGATGGCTTCGGGAGTAGGGTTGAGGCCCAGGTTGTTGCGGACGGACGAGACCACATCGGGGCGAGACAGGTATTCTCCTTCAATGGCCGACGTCTTTATCGCTTCGGCCACCATGAGGTCGATGGTCGCTTCGAGCTGAAGATGATCCGGCACACGCGTCAACAGACCGGTGACCTGCCCGGTTTGTTCTGCAAAGCGGAAGAGCGCTTCTTCGAGGGGCGCTAGCGCATATCTGAAAATGGGCCAGTCGGGGTGTTGCCAATTGTACCGCATGAGCCGAATCTAGAGTTTATTCGGCTCAAAAATAAGCAAAACGTGAGTTGAATAGGGAAGATAATCGGCTCACGCACTGAAATCGAGCGTTACAAAGAAGTGTGTGACTGTGACGTGAAGG
The Catalinimonas alkaloidigena genome window above contains:
- a CDS encoding AAA family ATPase, whose amino-acid sequence is MIYVVAGTKGGTGKSTIATNLTVLLTVRGRDVLLVDADEQETSSDFTTLRDTALEGKTGYTAVKLTGPTLRTQVLNQKERYQDIVIDVGGRDTGSQRAALTVADVVLVPFRPKSFDVWTLEKVEALIEEARSFNPTLQAFSFLNDAFTNPAVKDNQLAAEALQQSELISFLGVIVHSRKAFSDATSAGLGVIELENQDAKAIHEITTLFDTVTKLA
- a CDS encoding Fic family protein — protein: MRYNWQHPDWPIFRYALAPLEEALFRFAEQTGQVTGLLTRVPDHLQLEATIDLMVAEAIKTSAIEGEYLSRPDVVSSVRNNLGLNPTPEAIRDKRAQGAGELMADARRTFADPLTAEKLFAWHTMLLRQERHLHLGAWRTHEEPMQVVSGALGKEKVHFEAPPSSLVPQEMERFIRWFNETAPGGRHEIKRAPVRSAITHLYFESIHPFEDGNGRIGRVLAEKALSQTLGRPVLLSLSRTIEADKASYYAALQKAQQSNEITPWLLYFVDVIVQAQRQTIALIDFVLAKSRFFDRFRSLLNERQRKVVKKMFDAGPEGFEGGMNARKYVSIAKTSKATATRDLQQLLAWGVLVQAGGGRSTHYHLPL